In Dermacentor albipictus isolate Rhodes 1998 colony chromosome 6, USDA_Dalb.pri_finalv2, whole genome shotgun sequence, the following proteins share a genomic window:
- the LOC139061438 gene encoding uncharacterized protein yields the protein MPLLQDGGSTRPLHSFFLVLFLRLRLSLLTPAYLVRLEAFFEGNSITEEKKKRALLVARLSTRTVSVVSGRCAPTKPVPAMAAARIQRWVLQLSTYSYIVKFKDGKANVPVDALSCLPRAAPSEEVSGDEDGADDCERTPAMLLTGRELRSRLDNLLPSERERYSYLFANDFLQKDKPSWVRNYGCLRDPWTQARVQTTEGYRIVTAEGPEGELMRRHLDHVQPRVVVQDSEQVQPRLSARGNRAVDKTASANTTDETTTLELRRSTHSRRPPYRFSP from the exons ATGCCCCtcctccaagatggcggctccacgcgcccgctccactccttcttccttgtcctctttcttcgtttacgcttgtcactcctgacaccGGCATATCTGGTGCGTCTTGAAGCTTTCTTCGAAGGCAACAGCATcacggaagaaaagaagaagcgaGCATTGCTCGTAGCAAGGCTGAGCACTCGCACAGTGTCCGTCGTTAGTGGACGCTGCGCGCCAACAAAG CCGGttccagccatggcggccgcccGCATACAACGGTGGGTGCTCCAGTTGAGCACCTACTCCTACATCGTCAAGTTCAAGGATGGCAAGGCAAATGTTCCGGTTGATGCACTCAGCTGCCTGCCACGGGCCGCGCCTTCCGAGGAAGTGTCTGGAGACGAGGACGGCGCTGATGACTGTGA AAGAACACCGGCTATGCTGCTGACGGGGCGTGAGCTACGCTCCCGATTAGATAACTTGTTGCCGTCAGAAAGAGAGCGTTACAGTTACCTTTTTGCCAATGATTTCTTACAGAAGGATAAACCAAGTTGGGTGCGAAACTACGGTTGCCTCAGAGACCCATGGACTCAAGCACGTGTCCAAACCACAGAGGGGTATCGTATCGTGACTGCCGAGGGACCGGAGGGTGAACTAATGCGACGACACTTGGACCATGTGCAACCGCGTGTGGTGGTGCAGGACTCCGAGCAAGTGCAACCGCGTCTCTCAGCCAGAGGCAACAGAGCCGTCGACAAGACCGCTAGTGCGAATACGACGGATGAGACCACAACCCTGGAACTACGAAGGTCAACGCATTCAAGACGTCCCCCTTATAGGTTCTCTCCCTAA